From the Oceanobacillus kimchii X50 genome, the window CCGCGTTCTACCATTTCATGTTTTAATTCATGTGTATCTACCTGTGACATGCCGCAATCATGATGTCCTATTACAACAACTTCATCCGCTTTTAGTTTATAAATGGCTACTAATAAGCTTTTCATTGCACTATCAAACGGGTTGCGAATAATTGCACCTGCGTTTCTTACCATTTTTACGTCTCCGTTTTTCATATCTAGTGCTTTCGGTAATAATTCAAGTAGCCGTGAATCCATACAAGTAAACACAACCATACGTTTATTAGGGTAAGTATCCGTAGAGTATGGCTCATAAGATTTGTTTTCTACAAAATTTTTATTGAATTCTAGCATGTGATCTAAGTGCATTTTATCAACTCCTTATTGAATATATTAGCATTTTTTAAATAGATACGAAATAACGACATGCATAATAGATGAGTCACAAGAATTATTTTTGGATAATTCATTGAATTATGTAAAAATATGGTATAAGATGGAAAAAATAAAAAAATTGGGGTGAGGCAATGAGTGATTTTATTCGTAACTGCCAATTATGTGAGGCACCAATGGAAAGTAGCCCATTTTTATTATGCCCTGAGTGTTTACAAGAAAAAGAACAGGTGAGGGTGTTTTTAAAGAAT encodes:
- a CDS encoding beta-class carbonic anhydrase, which gives rise to MHLDHMLEFNKNFVENKSYEPYSTDTYPNKRMVVFTCMDSRLLELLPKALDMKNGDVKMVRNAGAIIRNPFDSAMKSLLVAIYKLKADEVVVIGHHDCGMSQVDTHELKHEMVERGIKEEIIDVLANGGVDFDEEFNGFETVEESVSQSVNLVRNHPLLPEEIKVHGLVIHPDTGKVDVVTRDERK